The Struthio camelus isolate bStrCam1 chromosome 5, bStrCam1.hap1, whole genome shotgun sequence genome has a segment encoding these proteins:
- the EIF4G2 gene encoding eukaryotic translation initiation factor 4 gamma 2 isoform X1, protein MLGNIKFIGELGKLDLIHESILHKCIKTLLEKKKRVQLKDMGEDLECLCQIMRTVGPRLDHAKAKSLMDQYFARMRSLMSSKELPARIRFLLQDTVELREHNWVPRKAFLDNGPKTINQIRQDAVKDLGVFIPAPMSQGMRSDFFLEGPFMPPRMKLDRDPLGGLADMFGQMPGSGIGTGPGVIQDRFSPTMGRHRSNQLFNGHGGHLMPSAQSQFGDLGKSFLKSQGQSQLYHNQNQGLLSQQQGQSKDMPPRFSKKGQLNADEISLRPAQSFLMNKNQVPKLQPQITMIPPSAQPPRTQTPPLGQPPQLGLKTNPPLIQEKPAKTTKKPPPSKEELLKQTETVVTEYLNNGNANDAVNTVREMRAPKHFIPEMLSKVIIQSLDRSDEDKEKASTLISLLKQEGIATSDNFMQAFLNVLDQCPKLEVDIPLVKSYLAQFAARAIISELVSISELAQPLESGTHFPLFLLCLQQLAKLQDREWLTELFQQSKVNMQKMLPEIDQNKDRMLEILEGKGLSFLFPLLKLEKELLKQIKLDPSPQAIYKWIKDNISPKLHVDKGFVNILMTSFLQYISSEVNPPSDESDSSSAPSKEQLEQEKQLLLSFKPVMQKFLHDHVDLQVSALYALQVHCYNNNFPKGMLLRFFVHFYDMEIIEEEAFLAWKEDITQEFPGKGKALFQVNQWLTWLETAEEEESEEEAD, encoded by the exons ATGCTGGGGAACATCAAATTCATTGGAGAACTTGGCAAGCTTGATCTTATTCATGAATCTATCCTTCATAAGTGCATCAAAACA cttttggaaaagaagaagagagtcCAGCTCAAAGATATGGGGGAGGATTTGGAGTGCCTCTGTCAGATAATGAGGACAGTGGGACCTAGATTAGACCATGCGAAAGCCAAG TCCTTAATGGATCAGTACTTTGCCCGTATGCGCTCCTTGATGTCAAGTAAGGAATTGCCAGCAAGGATTCGTTTCCTGCTGCAG GATACTGTGGAGTTGAGAGAACACAACTGGGTTCCTCGCAAAGCTTTTCTTGACAATGGACCAAAGACTATCAATCAAATCCGTCAAGATGCAGTAAAA GATCTGGGAGTCTTTATTCCTGCTCCTATGTCTCAAGGGATGAGAAGTGACTTCTTTCTGGAAGGACCGTTTATGCCACCCAGGATGAAACTTGACAGGGACCCACTTGGAGGGCTTGCTGATATGTTTGGACAAATGCCAG GTAGCGGAATTGGTACTGGTCCAGGGGTTATTCAGGATAGATTTTCACCCACTATGGGACGCCATCGTTCAAATCAGCTTTTCAATGGCCATGGGGGTCACCTCATGCCTTCTGCTCAATCCCAGTTTGGAGACCTAGGcaaatcttttctgaaaagtcAG GGGCAAAGCCAGCTCTACCATAACCAGAATCAGGGACTCTTATCCCAGCAACAAGGACAGTCGAAGGATATGCCACCTCGGTTTTCTAAGAAAGGACAGCTTAATGCAGATGAG ATTAGCCTGAGACCTGCTCAGTCTTTTCTAATGAATAAAAACCAAGTGCCAAAGCTTCAGCCCCAGATAACTATGATTCCTCCCAGTGCACAACCACCTCGCACTCAGACACCACCTTTGGGACAG CCTCCTCAACTTGGACTCAAAACGAATCCACCGCTTATTCAAGAAAAGCCTGCAAAGACCACCAAAAAACCACCTCCTTCTAAAGAGGAGCTACTTAAACAAACG gaAACCGTTGTGACTGAGTATCTGAACAATGGAAATGCTAATGATGCTGTCAATACTGTGAGAGAAATGAGAGCTCCCAAACACTTCATTCCTGAGATGCTGAGCAAAGTAATCATTCAATCCCTAGATCGATCAGATGAAGATAAAGAAAAAGCTAGTACGTTGATCAGCTTACTCAAACAGGAGGGAATAGCCACAAGTGACAACTTCATGCAG GCATTCCTAAATGTATTGGACCAGTGCCCCAAACTGGAGGTGGACATCCCATTGGTGAAATCCTATTTAGCACAGTTTGCTGCCCGTGCTATTATTTCAGAACTAGTGAGCATCTCTGAACTGGCTCAACCGCTGGAGAGTGGCacccacttccctctcttcctgctTTGCCTACAGCAGTTAGCTAAGTTACAAGATCGTGAATGGCTAACAGAATTGTTTCAACAAAGCAAAGTGAATATGCAGAAAATGTTACCAG aaattgACCAGAACAAGGACCGCATGCTGGAGATCTTAGAAGGGAAGGGACTTAGCTTCTTATTCCCGCTTCTGAAACTGGAGAAGGAACTgctaaagcaaataaaattggATCCATCCCCTCAAGCCATCTATAAGTGGATTAAAGATAACATTTCACCCAAACTTCATGTAGATAAAGGATTTGTGAATATATTGATGACAAG tttcTTGCAGTATATTTCCAGTGAAGTAAACCCGCCTAGTGATGAATCAGATTCTTCATCTGCTCCTTCTAAAGAGCAGCTAGAGCAGGAAAAACAGCTGCTTCTGTCCTTCAAGCCGGTAATGCAGAAGTTCCTCCATGACCATGTTGATCTGCAGGTGAGCGCTTTATATGCGCTCCAGGTGCACTGCTACAACAACAACTTCCCGAAAG GCATGTTACTACGCTTCTTTGTTCACTTCTATGACATGGAGATCATTGAAGAAGAAGCCTTTTTGGCATGGAAAGAAGATATTACTCAAGAGTTTCCAGGGAAAGGCAAAGCTTTATTCCAG GTAAACCAGTGGCTAACCTGGCTGGAAACTGCTGAAGAAGAAGAATCTGAAGAAGAAGCTGACTAA
- the EIF4G2 gene encoding eukaryotic translation initiation factor 4 gamma 2 isoform X2, protein MLGNIKFIGELGKLDLIHESILHKCIKTLLEKKKRVQLKDMGEDLECLCQIMRTVGPRLDHAKAKSLMDQYFARMRSLMSSKELPARIRFLLQDTVELREHNWVPRKAFLDNGPKTINQIRQDAVKDLGVFIPAPMSQGMRSDFFLEGPFMPPRMKLDRDPLGGLADMFGQMPGSGIGTGPGVIQDRFSPTMGRHRSNQLFNGHGGHLMPSAQSQFGDLGKSFLKSQISLRPAQSFLMNKNQVPKLQPQITMIPPSAQPPRTQTPPLGQPPQLGLKTNPPLIQEKPAKTTKKPPPSKEELLKQTETVVTEYLNNGNANDAVNTVREMRAPKHFIPEMLSKVIIQSLDRSDEDKEKASTLISLLKQEGIATSDNFMQAFLNVLDQCPKLEVDIPLVKSYLAQFAARAIISELVSISELAQPLESGTHFPLFLLCLQQLAKLQDREWLTELFQQSKVNMQKMLPEIDQNKDRMLEILEGKGLSFLFPLLKLEKELLKQIKLDPSPQAIYKWIKDNISPKLHVDKGFVNILMTSFLQYISSEVNPPSDESDSSSAPSKEQLEQEKQLLLSFKPVMQKFLHDHVDLQVSALYALQVHCYNNNFPKGMLLRFFVHFYDMEIIEEEAFLAWKEDITQEFPGKGKALFQVNQWLTWLETAEEEESEEEAD, encoded by the exons ATGCTGGGGAACATCAAATTCATTGGAGAACTTGGCAAGCTTGATCTTATTCATGAATCTATCCTTCATAAGTGCATCAAAACA cttttggaaaagaagaagagagtcCAGCTCAAAGATATGGGGGAGGATTTGGAGTGCCTCTGTCAGATAATGAGGACAGTGGGACCTAGATTAGACCATGCGAAAGCCAAG TCCTTAATGGATCAGTACTTTGCCCGTATGCGCTCCTTGATGTCAAGTAAGGAATTGCCAGCAAGGATTCGTTTCCTGCTGCAG GATACTGTGGAGTTGAGAGAACACAACTGGGTTCCTCGCAAAGCTTTTCTTGACAATGGACCAAAGACTATCAATCAAATCCGTCAAGATGCAGTAAAA GATCTGGGAGTCTTTATTCCTGCTCCTATGTCTCAAGGGATGAGAAGTGACTTCTTTCTGGAAGGACCGTTTATGCCACCCAGGATGAAACTTGACAGGGACCCACTTGGAGGGCTTGCTGATATGTTTGGACAAATGCCAG GTAGCGGAATTGGTACTGGTCCAGGGGTTATTCAGGATAGATTTTCACCCACTATGGGACGCCATCGTTCAAATCAGCTTTTCAATGGCCATGGGGGTCACCTCATGCCTTCTGCTCAATCCCAGTTTGGAGACCTAGGcaaatcttttctgaaaagtcAG ATTAGCCTGAGACCTGCTCAGTCTTTTCTAATGAATAAAAACCAAGTGCCAAAGCTTCAGCCCCAGATAACTATGATTCCTCCCAGTGCACAACCACCTCGCACTCAGACACCACCTTTGGGACAG CCTCCTCAACTTGGACTCAAAACGAATCCACCGCTTATTCAAGAAAAGCCTGCAAAGACCACCAAAAAACCACCTCCTTCTAAAGAGGAGCTACTTAAACAAACG gaAACCGTTGTGACTGAGTATCTGAACAATGGAAATGCTAATGATGCTGTCAATACTGTGAGAGAAATGAGAGCTCCCAAACACTTCATTCCTGAGATGCTGAGCAAAGTAATCATTCAATCCCTAGATCGATCAGATGAAGATAAAGAAAAAGCTAGTACGTTGATCAGCTTACTCAAACAGGAGGGAATAGCCACAAGTGACAACTTCATGCAG GCATTCCTAAATGTATTGGACCAGTGCCCCAAACTGGAGGTGGACATCCCATTGGTGAAATCCTATTTAGCACAGTTTGCTGCCCGTGCTATTATTTCAGAACTAGTGAGCATCTCTGAACTGGCTCAACCGCTGGAGAGTGGCacccacttccctctcttcctgctTTGCCTACAGCAGTTAGCTAAGTTACAAGATCGTGAATGGCTAACAGAATTGTTTCAACAAAGCAAAGTGAATATGCAGAAAATGTTACCAG aaattgACCAGAACAAGGACCGCATGCTGGAGATCTTAGAAGGGAAGGGACTTAGCTTCTTATTCCCGCTTCTGAAACTGGAGAAGGAACTgctaaagcaaataaaattggATCCATCCCCTCAAGCCATCTATAAGTGGATTAAAGATAACATTTCACCCAAACTTCATGTAGATAAAGGATTTGTGAATATATTGATGACAAG tttcTTGCAGTATATTTCCAGTGAAGTAAACCCGCCTAGTGATGAATCAGATTCTTCATCTGCTCCTTCTAAAGAGCAGCTAGAGCAGGAAAAACAGCTGCTTCTGTCCTTCAAGCCGGTAATGCAGAAGTTCCTCCATGACCATGTTGATCTGCAGGTGAGCGCTTTATATGCGCTCCAGGTGCACTGCTACAACAACAACTTCCCGAAAG GCATGTTACTACGCTTCTTTGTTCACTTCTATGACATGGAGATCATTGAAGAAGAAGCCTTTTTGGCATGGAAAGAAGATATTACTCAAGAGTTTCCAGGGAAAGGCAAAGCTTTATTCCAG GTAAACCAGTGGCTAACCTGGCTGGAAACTGCTGAAGAAGAAGAATCTGAAGAAGAAGCTGACTAA